From the Ascochyta rabiei chromosome 14, complete sequence genome, one window contains:
- a CDS encoding Thiol oxidase → MIRTSGPRSRFAVLALLVFAALTFLFLGPYKAQLPSAASIIHDGQQQSRSSGENQALLTGHAIAPKLGNATAKAELGRAAWKLMHTTFARFPETPTDDEKEALRSYVHLFQRLYPCGECAEHFGQVLKKYPPQVSSQKAAAQWGCFVHNVVNKRLKKPEFDCDEIASHYDCGCADEEKEPKAA, encoded by the exons ATGATACGCACATCAGGTCCCAGGAGTCGGTTCGCCGTCCTCGCCCTACTCGTCTTCGCTGCGCTCACATTCCTCTTTCTTGGACCCTACAAAGCACAACTGCCCAGTGCAGCCTCAATAATTCACGATGGCCAACAGCAGAGTCGTTCTAGTGGAGAGAACCAGGCTCTACTCACAGGGCATGCGATTGCGCCAAAGCTAGGAAACGCGACGGCCAA GGCAGAACTCGGCCGCGCGGCTTGGAAACTCATGCACACGACCTTTGCTCGATTCCCAGAAACACCTACAGACGACGAGAAGGAGGCACTCCGATCCTATGTCCATCTGTTCCAGCGACTGTATCCATGCGGAGAGTGCGCCGAGCACTTTGGTCAAGTCCTCAAGAAATACCCCCCACAGGTATCGTCGCAAAAGGCAGCAGCGCAGTGGGGCTGCTTTGTACACAACGTCGTCAACAAGAGGCTGAAGAAGCCCGAGTTCGACTGCGACGAGATAGCGAGTCACTACGACTGTGGCTGCGCGgacgaggagaaggagcCGAAAGCTGCGTGA